Proteins encoded together in one Marinithermus hydrothermalis DSM 14884 window:
- a CDS encoding CBS domain-containing protein translates to MVVRDIMTPNPLTVRADVPLLEAAQLMLRNRFGGLPVVDAEGRLVGLVEVEDLLPRMSAVPFSDVRAMRLFDEWVDRDLAELYEELRQVPVAKALRKDVEVLHPDDPLDQALDRMAENRFRRMPVVDETGRLVGILTRSDFLRLMLELGGRDAGR, encoded by the coding sequence GTGGTAGTGCGCGATATCATGACCCCGAACCCCCTTACGGTGCGGGCAGACGTCCCGCTGTTGGAAGCCGCTCAGCTGATGCTCCGCAACCGTTTCGGGGGACTTCCCGTGGTGGACGCGGAGGGCCGGCTCGTGGGGCTCGTGGAGGTCGAGGACCTCCTGCCCCGCATGAGCGCGGTGCCCTTCTCCGACGTCCGCGCTATGCGGCTCTTCGACGAATGGGTGGACCGTGACCTCGCCGAGCTGTATGAGGAACTCCGCCAGGTTCCCGTCGCCAAAGCCCTCCGCAAGGACGTGGAGGTCCTCCACCCGGACGACCCCCTCGACCAGGCCCTGGACCGCATGGCGGAAAACCGCTTCCGCCGCATGCCGGTCGTGGACGAGACGGGACGGCTCGTGGGAATCCTAACCCGCAGCGACTTCCTGCGGCTCATGCTCGAGCTGGGAGGCCGGGATGCCGGGCGCTGA
- a CDS encoding heavy metal translocating P-type ATPase, whose protein sequence is MKHEKHAHTAHAHAPEPGGHDKHEGHTPELFRDRFFVSLLLTLPILYFSEQLQAWFGYRAVAFPGSAWVNPVLGTLLYFYGGWVFVQGARHELAARAPGMMTLISLAITVAYTYSLAVSFGLPGTPFYWELATLIDVMLLGHWIEMASVRSASRALEALTKLMPSTARRIVGDRVEEVPVSALRPGDRILIRPGEQVPADGEVIEGASSMNEAFLTGESRPVPKGVGDEVVAGAVNGEGALTVRVTRTGEATTLNQIMRLVEEAQASRSRFQALADRAAGWLFYIAVAAGALTLGVWLALGQEFNFALTLAVTVLVIACPHALGLAIPLVTVNATGLSARHGILVRNREAFERARNIRFVAFDKTGTLTEGRFGVRAIYAEDLEADQALAVAAGLEALSEHPLAEAIVEEAARRALEPRKAEQFQAVPGKGVEGVVQGRRYRVGRPEWAQELGLAVPEALARGLMEAEDRGESVVALMDEDRVLAFIALADRVRETAKEAVRRLKALGVTPVMITGDAEAVARTVAAELGLDRYYARVLPQDKARIVRELKGVGPTAFVGDGINDAPALLEADLGVAIGAGTNVAIESADLVLIENDPVDVVRALVLARATYAKMVQNLFWATGYNAVALPLAAGVAYPWGIVLSPAVGALFMSLSTVIVALNAIALRRVRLA, encoded by the coding sequence ATGAAGCACGAAAAGCACGCACACACCGCCCACGCGCACGCCCCAGAACCCGGCGGGCACGACAAGCACGAAGGGCACACCCCGGAGCTGTTCCGCGACCGGTTCTTCGTCAGCCTGCTGCTGACCTTGCCCATCCTGTACTTCTCCGAACAGCTCCAGGCCTGGTTCGGCTACCGGGCGGTGGCGTTCCCCGGCAGCGCCTGGGTCAACCCGGTGCTCGGCACCCTCCTCTACTTCTACGGGGGGTGGGTCTTCGTCCAGGGAGCCCGGCACGAGCTCGCGGCGCGCGCACCGGGCATGATGACCCTGATCTCCCTCGCGATCACCGTGGCCTACACCTACAGCCTCGCGGTCTCCTTCGGCCTGCCCGGCACCCCCTTCTACTGGGAGCTCGCCACGCTGATCGATGTGATGCTCCTCGGCCACTGGATCGAGATGGCCTCGGTCCGTTCCGCGAGCCGCGCCCTAGAAGCGCTCACCAAACTGATGCCCTCCACTGCGCGCCGCATCGTCGGGGATCGCGTCGAAGAGGTCCCGGTGAGCGCCTTGCGCCCTGGGGACCGGATCCTCATCCGCCCCGGCGAACAGGTGCCCGCGGACGGGGAGGTCATCGAGGGGGCCTCGAGCATGAACGAGGCCTTCCTCACTGGAGAGTCCCGGCCGGTCCCCAAGGGGGTTGGGGACGAGGTTGTAGCCGGCGCGGTGAACGGCGAGGGGGCCTTGACCGTCCGCGTAACCCGGACCGGGGAGGCGACCACGCTCAACCAGATCATGCGGCTTGTCGAGGAGGCCCAGGCCTCCCGGAGCCGGTTCCAGGCGCTTGCGGACCGGGCGGCGGGGTGGCTCTTTTACATCGCCGTGGCCGCCGGGGCGCTGACGCTGGGGGTCTGGCTCGCTTTGGGGCAGGAGTTCAACTTCGCCCTGACCCTCGCGGTCACGGTCCTGGTCATCGCCTGCCCCCACGCCCTGGGCCTCGCGATCCCCCTGGTCACGGTAAACGCCACAGGGCTCTCCGCCAGGCATGGGATCCTGGTCCGTAACCGCGAGGCCTTCGAACGGGCGCGGAACATCCGGTTCGTGGCCTTCGACAAAACCGGCACGCTCACCGAGGGGCGCTTCGGCGTGCGCGCAATCTACGCGGAGGACCTCGAGGCGGATCAGGCCCTCGCCGTCGCCGCGGGGCTCGAGGCTCTCTCCGAGCATCCCCTGGCCGAGGCCATCGTGGAGGAGGCGGCGCGGCGGGCGCTCGAGCCCCGCAAGGCCGAGCAGTTCCAGGCCGTTCCCGGGAAGGGCGTGGAGGGCGTGGTTCAGGGGCGGCGCTACCGTGTGGGCCGGCCCGAGTGGGCCCAGGAGCTGGGGCTCGCGGTGCCTGAGGCGCTCGCGCGCGGCCTTATGGAGGCCGAGGACCGGGGGGAGAGCGTGGTGGCCCTGATGGACGAGGACCGGGTGCTGGCCTTCATCGCCCTGGCCGACCGCGTACGGGAGACCGCCAAGGAAGCCGTGCGCCGCCTCAAGGCCCTGGGCGTCACCCCCGTCATGATCACCGGAGACGCCGAGGCGGTCGCGCGGACGGTAGCGGCCGAGCTCGGCCTGGACCGGTACTACGCCCGCGTGCTCCCCCAGGACAAGGCCCGGATCGTGCGCGAACTCAAGGGGGTGGGTCCTACCGCCTTTGTCGGAGACGGCATCAACGATGCCCCGGCTCTTCTCGAGGCCGACCTCGGGGTGGCCATCGGGGCCGGGACGAACGTGGCGATCGAGTCTGCGGACCTGGTGCTCATCGAGAACGACCCGGTGGACGTGGTGCGCGCCCTGGTGTTGGCCCGGGCCACCTACGCCAAGATGGTGCAGAACCTCTTCTGGGCCACGGGGTACAACGCTGTCGCCCTGCCCCTGGCCGCCGGGGTGGCCTACCCTTGGGGGATCGTCCTCTCCCCCGCCGTGGGGGCGTTGTTTATGAGCCTCTCCACGGTGATCGTGGCCTTGAACGCGATCGCACTGCGCCGCGTACGGCTGGCCTAG
- the pruA gene encoding L-glutamate gamma-semialdehyde dehydrogenase, translating to MQVGPFRNEPIETFQTEAERQAMKKALAEVRAQFGRTYPLIIGGERVMTQQTLPSINPSAPSEVVGMAAKAGKAEAEAALEAAWKAFPAWAALSQEARSRVLLRAAAIMRRRKMELAAWLVYEVGKNWVEASADVAEAIDFIEYYARSALDYYRPGAVEVTPWPNEDNESFYIPMGAGVSIAPWNFPIAIYTGMMIAPIAVGNTVIAKPAEDAVVVGAKVFEILEEAGLPPGVANFLPGVGEEVGAYLVAHPKTRFITFTGSMEVGLKINETAAKLAPGQKWIKRVVTEMGGKDAIIVDETADLEAAALGVVTSAYGFSGQKCSAASRLIVLDEVHDDLMERVLDRAEKLVVGPAEENPDLGPVINAEQEEKILGYIEIGQSEGQLRLGGKKLEGEGYFLAPTVFDDVDPKARIAQEEIFGPVLSVIRVPDFDAALEVANDTVYGLTGGVYSRDRARLERARREFMVGNLYFNRKITGALVGVQPFGGFNLSGTNAKTGSPDYLGLFLLMKSVTERF from the coding sequence ATGCAGGTAGGACCCTTTAGGAACGAACCCATCGAGACCTTCCAGACCGAGGCCGAGCGCCAGGCGATGAAGAAAGCCCTGGCCGAGGTGCGGGCGCAGTTCGGCCGCACCTACCCCCTGATCATCGGGGGCGAGCGCGTCATGACCCAGCAGACCCTCCCCTCGATCAACCCTTCCGCGCCCAGCGAGGTCGTGGGCATGGCCGCCAAGGCCGGGAAGGCCGAGGCCGAGGCCGCCCTTGAGGCCGCGTGGAAGGCCTTCCCCGCGTGGGCCGCGCTGAGCCAGGAGGCCCGCAGCCGGGTGTTGCTGCGGGCCGCGGCGATCATGCGGCGCCGCAAGATGGAGCTCGCGGCGTGGCTCGTGTACGAGGTGGGGAAGAACTGGGTCGAGGCCAGCGCGGACGTGGCGGAGGCCATCGACTTCATCGAGTACTACGCCCGTAGCGCCCTCGATTACTACCGGCCCGGCGCGGTGGAGGTCACGCCCTGGCCGAACGAGGATAACGAGTCCTTCTACATCCCCATGGGGGCTGGGGTCTCGATCGCGCCTTGGAACTTCCCCATCGCCATCTACACCGGCATGATGATCGCGCCCATCGCGGTGGGGAACACCGTGATCGCCAAGCCCGCCGAGGACGCCGTGGTGGTGGGGGCGAAGGTCTTCGAGATCCTGGAGGAGGCCGGCTTGCCTCCCGGCGTGGCGAACTTCCTGCCCGGGGTTGGGGAGGAGGTGGGCGCCTACCTCGTCGCGCACCCCAAGACCCGCTTCATCACCTTCACCGGTAGCATGGAGGTCGGGCTGAAGATCAACGAAACCGCGGCCAAGCTCGCGCCGGGCCAGAAGTGGATCAAGCGCGTGGTCACCGAGATGGGCGGGAAGGACGCGATCATCGTGGACGAGACCGCGGACCTCGAGGCCGCGGCCTTGGGCGTGGTGACCTCCGCCTACGGGTTCTCCGGGCAAAAGTGTAGCGCCGCGAGCCGCTTGATCGTCCTGGATGAGGTGCACGACGACCTGATGGAGCGCGTCCTCGATCGCGCCGAGAAGCTCGTGGTGGGGCCCGCGGAGGAGAACCCGGACCTCGGCCCGGTCATCAACGCCGAGCAGGAGGAGAAGATCCTGGGGTACATCGAGATCGGTCAGAGCGAGGGCCAGCTCCGCCTCGGCGGGAAGAAGCTCGAGGGCGAGGGGTACTTCCTCGCGCCGACCGTCTTCGACGATGTGGATCCCAAGGCCCGCATCGCGCAGGAGGAGATCTTCGGCCCGGTCCTCTCCGTGATCCGCGTGCCGGACTTTGATGCGGCCCTCGAGGTGGCGAACGACACCGTGTACGGCCTCACGGGCGGCGTGTACTCCCGCGACCGCGCGCGGCTCGAGCGCGCCCGCCGCGAGTTCATGGTGGGGAACCTGTACTTCAACCGTAAGATCACCGGGGCGCTGGTGGGCGTGCAGCCGTTTGGGGGGTTCAACCTCTCCGGCACGAACGCCAAGACCGGCAGCCCGGACTACTTGGGGTTGTTCCTCCTGATGAAGAGCGTCACCGAGCGGTTCTAA
- a CDS encoding DOMON domain-containing protein has protein sequence MRIQSALWIAVSVSALGLAFAHEAPKVDGVIQPEEYANVYRSEIGMELYWTVEDGKLYLGLKSPGKGWVGFGLESIEGPSADEPGHAHPMMLESDLLIAYVANGTATAEDLFTPDPGQPKPDQALGGQNDILEVAGTEDDSGTVIELVRPLNTGDAYDVALDKVIGEEIGVMLAYHPTADDFTVYHGPSTREEFEILLK, from the coding sequence ATGCGGATTCAATCGGCCCTCTGGATCGCTGTCAGCGTCAGTGCCCTCGGCCTTGCGTTCGCTCACGAAGCCCCCAAGGTGGACGGCGTCATCCAGCCGGAGGAGTACGCCAACGTCTACCGCAGCGAGATCGGGATGGAGCTCTACTGGACGGTAGAGGACGGCAAGCTCTACCTAGGGCTCAAAAGCCCCGGCAAGGGATGGGTGGGCTTCGGTCTCGAGAGCATCGAAGGGCCCAGCGCTGACGAACCCGGTCACGCCCACCCCATGATGCTCGAGTCCGACCTCCTCATCGCCTACGTGGCCAACGGCACGGCGACCGCGGAGGACCTCTTCACTCCGGACCCCGGACAACCCAAACCGGACCAGGCGCTCGGCGGCCAGAACGACATCCTCGAGGTCGCTGGGACCGAGGACGACTCCGGCACGGTGATCGAGCTGGTCCGCCCCCTGAACACCGGGGACGCGTACGACGTCGCCCTGGATAAGGTTATCGGCGAGGAGATCGGGGTGATGCTCGCCTACCACCCCACGGCCGACGATTTTACCGTCTATCACGGCCCCTCCACACGCGAGGAGTTCGAGATCCTCTTGAAGTAA
- a CDS encoding GntR family transcriptional regulator: MKQEFVRPGTVREAAYLHLRQAILAGTYPPGTRLGEAALAEALGVSRTPVREAMQRLAQEGLVEIIPAKGARVRVLSPAEVEEVYEVRALFEGEAARLAALRRPPHLLEEMEAALRELETLPPEAHHEQFAADGRFHALLLAASGNRTLEALFHSLDAVIGLIKQYTRDLSASPDAQAQHWAVLEAVRGGRAEEAAAAARAHVRHFKERVLKRLAHTLEERAWD; this comes from the coding sequence GTGAAGCAGGAGTTTGTCCGACCCGGAACCGTCCGCGAAGCCGCGTACCTGCACCTACGGCAGGCGATCCTTGCCGGCACCTACCCGCCCGGCACCCGGCTGGGTGAGGCCGCCCTCGCCGAGGCCCTCGGCGTTTCCCGCACCCCGGTGCGCGAGGCCATGCAGCGCCTGGCCCAGGAGGGGCTGGTGGAGATCATCCCCGCCAAGGGCGCGCGGGTGCGGGTGTTGAGCCCGGCGGAGGTGGAGGAGGTCTACGAGGTGCGCGCCCTCTTTGAGGGTGAGGCCGCCCGGCTGGCCGCCCTGCGGCGCCCCCCCCACCTCCTCGAGGAGATGGAGGCCGCCCTGCGCGAGCTCGAGACCCTCCCTCCCGAGGCCCACCACGAGCAGTTCGCGGCCGACGGTCGGTTCCACGCCCTGCTCCTCGCGGCCTCGGGGAACCGCACCCTGGAGGCCCTCTTCCACTCCCTGGACGCGGTGATCGGCCTGATCAAGCAGTACACCCGCGACCTTTCCGCCTCGCCCGACGCCCAGGCGCAGCACTGGGCGGTCCTCGAGGCGGTGCGCGGGGGCCGGGCCGAGGAGGCCGCCGCCGCCGCGCGGGCGCACGTGCGGCACTTTAAAGAGCGGGTGCTCAAGCGACTAGCGCACACCTTGGAGGAACGCGCATGGGACTGA
- a CDS encoding DUF302 domain-containing protein, whose product MARYGMHTTLNGSFEEVKQKVVEALKAQGFGILSEIDVQQTLKEKIGLEMEAYQILGACNPQLASQALETDRSIGLLLPCNVVLREVADGVEVSILDPEVMFTVADEATQRQLASLPQEAKARLTRALEALKEA is encoded by the coding sequence ATGGCCCGTTACGGTATGCACACGACCCTCAACGGCTCCTTCGAGGAGGTCAAGCAGAAGGTGGTAGAGGCCCTCAAGGCCCAAGGGTTCGGCATCCTCTCCGAGATCGACGTGCAACAGACCCTCAAGGAAAAGATCGGTCTGGAGATGGAGGCCTACCAGATCCTCGGGGCCTGCAACCCCCAGCTCGCGAGCCAAGCCCTCGAGACCGACCGTTCCATCGGGCTGTTGCTTCCCTGCAACGTGGTGCTGCGCGAGGTAGCGGACGGCGTCGAGGTCAGCATCCTCGACCCCGAGGTGATGTTCACCGTCGCGGACGAGGCCACCCAGCGGCAGCTCGCTAGCCTTCCCCAAGAGGCCAAGGCGCGCCTCACACGCGCCCTCGAGGCCCTAAAGGAGGCCTAG
- a CDS encoding aminopeptidase yields the protein MERRFAELLVDYCLEAQPGQNVLLEAGTAALPLVEALYSALLQRGAYPFVKLSYPGQDADFFQGAGAWLERVPPVEVAVMEAVDASLRVISAENPLDLADVDPESLARHRKAWRPLSEARLRKRWSLTLYPTAGFAQQAGMSTRAFRRFVERALFLDHPDPIAAWRELSAFQDRLIARLAEAREIRVVAPGTDIRLGVAGRTWINSDGKRNMPSGEVFTAPHEDAVEGEIRFNLPAVVSGQRVEGIYLRFEGGEVVEARARQGEAYLLRMLEADAGARRLGEFGIGTNFGIDRPTGIVLFDEKIGGTVHFALGNAYPESGGRNASAVHWDIVLDLRSGGKILVDGAVLQEDGRFVEG from the coding sequence ATGGAGCGCCGGTTTGCGGAGTTGTTGGTGGATTACTGCCTGGAGGCCCAGCCGGGCCAGAACGTGCTGCTCGAGGCCGGTACCGCCGCGTTGCCGCTCGTGGAGGCGCTGTATTCGGCCTTGCTCCAACGGGGCGCGTACCCGTTCGTGAAGCTCAGCTACCCCGGCCAGGACGCGGACTTCTTCCAGGGGGCGGGGGCGTGGCTCGAGCGGGTCCCCCCGGTGGAGGTCGCGGTGATGGAGGCGGTGGACGCTTCGCTGCGCGTGATCAGTGCGGAGAACCCTTTGGACCTCGCGGACGTGGATCCCGAATCGCTCGCGCGGCACCGGAAGGCCTGGCGGCCTTTGAGTGAGGCGCGGCTCCGGAAGCGCTGGAGCTTGACCCTCTACCCCACCGCGGGGTTCGCGCAGCAGGCGGGGATGAGCACCCGCGCGTTTCGGCGGTTCGTGGAACGCGCGTTGTTTTTGGATCACCCGGACCCCATCGCGGCGTGGCGGGAGCTGTCCGCCTTTCAGGACCGCTTGATCGCTCGGCTGGCCGAGGCGCGCGAGATCCGCGTGGTCGCGCCGGGCACGGATATCCGGTTGGGGGTGGCGGGGCGCACCTGGATCAACTCGGACGGAAAGCGCAACATGCCCTCGGGCGAGGTCTTCACCGCGCCGCACGAGGACGCGGTGGAGGGCGAGATCCGCTTCAACCTGCCCGCGGTCGTTTCGGGCCAGCGGGTGGAGGGAATCTACCTGCGGTTCGAGGGCGGGGAGGTGGTCGAGGCCCGGGCGCGCCAGGGCGAGGCGTACCTCCTGCGCATGCTCGAGGCGGACGCGGGAGCGCGGCGGCTTGGGGAGTTCGGGATCGGCACGAACTTCGGGATCGACCGGCCCACGGGGATCGTGCTGTTTGATGAGAAGATCGGGGGGACGGTGCATTTTGCCTTGGGGAACGCCTACCCCGAGTCCGGGGGGCGGAACGCCTCGGCGGTGCACTGGGATATCGTGCTCGACCTGCGCTCGGGCGGGAAGATCCTGGTGGACGGCGCAGTGCTCCAGGAGGACGGGCGGTTCGTGGAGGGCTAG
- a CDS encoding cation:proton antiporter, with product MPGAEFFLTLAVTPAGEGGEGGGAARYLLEVFALFAAAQLLGWAFRKLKQPAVIGEVLAGVLVGPALLGLVEEGEVLEFLAELGAVFLLFMVGLETRLRDILEVGKEAFLVAVLGVALPFVGGYAYGVEIGFAQLPALFLGTALVATSVGITARVLQEMGVLSKPYSRIILGAAVIDDVLGLIVLAIVSGIAEAGAIEVGTITQLILLSFLLVGGAILLVPLVRRLPIERLPVSSPLGFALAFALGFAALAGAIGLAPIVGAFMAGMVLAEVREKYQLERPVHAVESLLSPLFFANVGARLELAALAQPATLITGTIVSLIAVAGKLVGGFLGALTQGARSATVVGMGMVPRGEVGLIVASIGLSAGAVNEEEFAIVLFMVVATTLVAPVLLRLLIAWADPKPPEETEAA from the coding sequence ATGCCGGGCGCTGAGTTCTTCCTTACCCTGGCCGTGACCCCGGCCGGCGAAGGTGGCGAAGGCGGCGGTGCCGCCCGGTACCTGCTCGAGGTCTTCGCCCTGTTCGCCGCCGCTCAGCTTCTGGGTTGGGCCTTCCGGAAGCTCAAACAACCCGCGGTGATCGGCGAGGTGCTCGCCGGGGTCCTCGTCGGCCCGGCGCTGCTGGGGTTGGTCGAGGAAGGGGAGGTCCTCGAATTTCTCGCTGAGCTGGGCGCGGTCTTCCTGCTCTTCATGGTCGGCCTCGAGACACGCCTTAGGGACATCCTCGAGGTCGGCAAGGAGGCCTTCCTCGTCGCGGTGCTCGGCGTAGCCCTCCCCTTCGTCGGGGGGTACGCCTACGGGGTGGAGATCGGCTTCGCCCAACTCCCCGCCCTGTTCCTGGGCACGGCCCTCGTCGCTACCAGCGTGGGGATCACGGCCCGCGTCCTCCAGGAGATGGGGGTGCTCTCCAAACCCTACAGCCGCATCATCCTAGGCGCGGCGGTGATCGACGACGTGCTGGGCCTGATCGTCCTCGCGATCGTCTCCGGGATCGCGGAGGCCGGCGCGATCGAGGTCGGCACCATCACGCAGCTCATCCTCCTCAGCTTCCTCCTCGTGGGCGGCGCGATCCTCCTGGTCCCCCTGGTGCGCCGGCTGCCCATCGAGCGCCTGCCCGTCTCGAGCCCCTTAGGCTTTGCGCTGGCCTTCGCCCTAGGGTTCGCGGCGCTCGCCGGAGCCATCGGCCTCGCGCCGATCGTGGGGGCGTTCATGGCCGGGATGGTGCTCGCGGAGGTGCGGGAGAAGTACCAGCTCGAGCGGCCCGTGCACGCGGTGGAGTCCCTCCTGTCCCCACTCTTCTTCGCGAACGTGGGGGCGCGGCTCGAGCTCGCCGCGCTGGCCCAGCCCGCCACCCTGATCACCGGCACGATCGTGAGCCTCATCGCCGTGGCCGGCAAGCTGGTGGGCGGGTTCCTGGGGGCGCTCACCCAAGGCGCGCGGAGCGCCACAGTGGTCGGCATGGGCATGGTGCCGCGCGGCGAGGTGGGGTTGATCGTGGCCTCGATCGGCCTCTCCGCCGGCGCGGTGAACGAGGAGGAGTTCGCTATCGTGCTCTTCATGGTGGTCGCCACCACCCTGGTCGCACCGGTCCTGCTGCGCCTCTTGATCGCGTGGGCAGACCCCAAACCCCCCGAGGAAACCGAAGCGGCTTAA
- a CDS encoding SHOCT domain-containing protein, with the protein MMGPGFGMGFGFGGLGMILFWGLLILGIVWIVQTLAQRPPASGSQRESDQALEILRERYARGEITREEFERLKQDLMG; encoded by the coding sequence ATGATGGGTCCGGGGTTCGGGATGGGCTTCGGCTTCGGCGGGCTGGGCATGATCCTGTTCTGGGGGCTGTTGATCCTGGGCATCGTCTGGATCGTACAGACCCTCGCCCAACGCCCACCCGCATCCGGTTCGCAACGCGAGAGCGACCAGGCGCTGGAGATCCTGCGTGAACGCTACGCCCGCGGTGAGATCACCCGTGAGGAGTTCGAGCGACTCAAGCAGGACCTCATGGGCTAA
- a CDS encoding C40 family peptidase — MRSLGVLLCVWLAGIAGAAGSTHTVQPSETLWRIARQHNLSVEALMQANRLTSPTIEVGQVLLIPQTHTVQPGETLWRISRAYGTTVAALKALNGLTSDAITPGQRLLIPPSPEATPVPRLLQAARRYLGVPYRYGGSSPQGMDCSGYVQRVFLDLGIPLPRTTQALWRTLPPAQELRPGDLVFFNFQGGRGVDHVGIYLGAGRFVHANTLKGRVVEEPLAAPWNQKAYRGARRVPALP; from the coding sequence ATGCGTTCCTTAGGGGTGTTATTGTGCGTCTGGCTGGCGGGCATCGCCGGAGCCGCGGGGAGCACCCACACCGTCCAGCCCAGCGAGACCCTCTGGCGGATCGCCCGCCAGCACAACCTCAGCGTGGAGGCCCTGATGCAGGCCAACCGCCTCACCTCCCCCACGATCGAGGTAGGGCAGGTGCTCCTCATCCCCCAAACGCACACCGTCCAGCCCGGCGAGACCCTCTGGCGCATCAGCCGCGCCTACGGCACCACGGTCGCGGCGCTCAAGGCCTTGAACGGCCTCACGAGTGACGCGATCACGCCCGGCCAACGCCTCCTCATCCCCCCCAGCCCGGAGGCCACCCCCGTCCCCCGCCTCCTTCAGGCCGCGCGGCGGTACCTGGGGGTGCCCTACCGGTACGGCGGCTCGAGCCCGCAGGGGATGGACTGCTCCGGGTACGTGCAGCGGGTCTTTCTGGACCTCGGGATCCCCCTCCCGCGCACCACCCAGGCCCTGTGGCGCACCCTGCCGCCCGCTCAGGAGCTCCGCCCCGGGGACCTGGTCTTCTTCAACTTCCAGGGCGGGCGCGGCGTGGACCACGTGGGGATCTACCTGGGGGCGGGCCGGTTCGTGCACGCGAACACCCTGAAGGGCCGGGTCGTGGAGGAACCCCTCGCCGCGCCCTGGAACCAAAAGGCCTACCGCGGCGCGCGCCGGGTCCCGGCCCTTCCCTAG
- a CDS encoding proline dehydrogenase, which produces MGLNQVYRSVVLGVAGQPWIERLITTKGRPLALRFVAGETLEEALKAVEALEAEGVHGILDLLGEMVTSEEMACRFKDQILELIEAFGRLPYPRYVSLKLTQLGLDLSEELAYRHMTEILERARAAACFVRIDMEDSPRVDATLRIYRRLLEAGYTNVGTVLQAYLRRSEADLEALLPYKPNLRIVKGAYKEPPEVAFTDKRTVDRQYLALVRRNLEAGNPTAIATHDERIIREMKRWVRERGVPEELYEFQMLYGIRRDLQRALAREGYAVRAYVPYGRDWYPYFSRRIAERPENLFFVVRGLLRG; this is translated from the coding sequence ATGGGACTGAACCAGGTGTACCGTTCCGTGGTGCTCGGCGTGGCCGGGCAGCCCTGGATCGAGCGGCTCATCACCACCAAGGGCCGGCCCTTGGCCCTGCGGTTCGTGGCCGGCGAGACCCTGGAGGAGGCCTTGAAAGCGGTCGAGGCCCTCGAGGCCGAGGGCGTGCACGGCATCCTGGACCTTTTGGGGGAGATGGTCACCTCGGAGGAGATGGCCTGCCGCTTCAAGGACCAGATCCTGGAGCTGATCGAGGCGTTTGGCCGCCTGCCCTACCCGCGCTACGTCTCACTGAAGCTCACCCAGCTCGGCCTGGACCTCTCCGAGGAGCTGGCCTACCGCCACATGACCGAGATCCTGGAGCGGGCGCGGGCCGCGGCGTGCTTCGTGCGGATTGATATGGAGGACTCGCCGCGCGTGGACGCCACCCTCCGGATCTACCGCCGCCTCCTCGAGGCGGGGTACACGAACGTCGGCACGGTGCTCCAGGCCTACCTCCGGCGCAGCGAGGCGGATCTCGAGGCCTTGCTCCCCTACAAGCCGAACCTCCGTATCGTGAAGGGCGCGTACAAGGAGCCGCCGGAGGTGGCCTTTACCGACAAGCGGACGGTGGACCGGCAGTACCTCGCGCTGGTGCGGCGGAACCTCGAGGCCGGCAACCCCACCGCGATCGCCACGCACGACGAGCGGATCATCCGCGAGATGAAGCGCTGGGTGCGCGAGCGGGGGGTGCCGGAAGAGCTGTACGAGTTCCAGATGCTCTACGGGATTCGCCGCGACCTGCAGCGGGCCCTGGCACGCGAGGGGTACGCCGTGCGGGCCTACGTGCCGTACGGGCGCGACTGGTACCCGTACTTTTCGCGCCGCATCGCGGAGCGGCCGGAGAACCTGTTCTTCGTGGTGCGTGGCCTCTTGCGAGGCTAG